A genomic stretch from Flavobacterium sp. KS-LB2 includes:
- the rpiB gene encoding ribose 5-phosphate isomerase B, with translation MKISIGNDHAGPDYKHAIVEMLKAKGHEVTNYGTDSADSVDYPDFAHAVSNDISVGKADFGIIICGSGNGIAMAANKHQKVRAALCWMKEIAVLARQHNNANIISIPARFTSIPQAVEMIDAFLNTDFEGGRHQTRVDKISC, from the coding sequence ATGAAAATCTCCATAGGGAACGATCACGCAGGACCAGATTACAAGCATGCTATTGTTGAAATGCTTAAAGCAAAAGGACATGAGGTAACTAATTACGGAACCGATTCAGCAGACAGTGTTGATTATCCTGACTTCGCACATGCTGTTTCAAATGATATATCTGTGGGAAAAGCTGATTTTGGGATCATCATTTGCGGAAGCGGAAATGGAATCGCTATGGCAGCGAACAAACACCAGAAAGTACGTGCTGCTTTATGTTGGATGAAAGAAATTGCAGTTTTGGCTCGTCAACATAACAATGCAAATATTATTAGTATTCCAGCTCGGTTTACTTCAATTCCGCAAGCAGTAGAAATGATAGACGCTTTTTTAAACACGGATTTTGAAGGTGGAAGACACCAAACAAGAGTAGATAAAATTAGCTGTTAG
- a CDS encoding ATP-binding protein, with product MGNYFNRAIVQEFNRKLLPNKVLILLGARRVGKTELITNYLQTIPSNSYLKLNGEDINDANLLKERSVSNYQRLLLNIDLLVIDEAQIIPDIGLILKLIVDSIPGIKIIATGSSIFDLNNNLGEPLVGRKNTLYLFPLAHIEFAPYENYKQTTENLEQRLLFGGYPELEQYTDWEDKKEYLYEIINSYLLKDILIFDGIKHSDKIYDLLRLIAYQVGKEVSLLELATQLQMSKNTVANYLDLLSKVFVVFKVEGFSRNLRKEIVKSSRWYFYDNGIRNGIINNFNRLDSRADIGDLWENYLASERVKKQNYQKIKAKNYFWRTYDQQELDWLEEKGEELAGFEFKWSETKKVKIPAAFAKAYPDATFEVINKSNYLDFIT from the coding sequence ATGGGAAATTATTTTAACAGAGCCATTGTCCAAGAATTTAACCGCAAATTACTTCCAAATAAAGTATTGATTTTATTAGGGGCACGACGTGTTGGAAAAACGGAACTGATAACAAATTATCTTCAAACCATTCCCAGTAATAGTTACTTGAAACTTAACGGTGAAGATATTAACGACGCTAATTTACTCAAGGAACGTTCCGTGAGCAATTACCAACGATTGTTATTGAATATCGATTTATTAGTAATAGACGAAGCGCAAATTATTCCTGATATCGGTTTAATTTTAAAACTGATTGTTGATTCTATTCCTGGTATAAAAATCATTGCGACGGGTTCTTCTATATTTGATTTAAATAATAATTTAGGCGAGCCTTTAGTGGGGCGAAAAAACACTTTATATCTTTTTCCATTGGCACACATTGAATTTGCTCCTTATGAAAACTACAAACAAACTACCGAGAATCTAGAGCAACGATTGCTCTTTGGCGGTTATCCGGAACTAGAGCAATACACGGATTGGGAAGATAAAAAGGAGTATTTGTATGAAATCATCAATTCGTATTTGTTAAAAGATATTTTGATATTCGATGGCATCAAACATTCCGATAAAATATATGATTTGTTGCGTTTGATAGCCTATCAGGTAGGGAAAGAGGTGTCGTTGCTGGAGCTGGCAACTCAATTACAAATGTCTAAAAATACAGTTGCGAATTATTTAGATTTGCTTTCTAAAGTTTTTGTTGTATTCAAAGTGGAAGGTTTTAGCAGGAATCTCCGAAAGGAAATTGTAAAATCCAGTCGCTGGTATTTTTATGATAACGGTATTAGAAACGGCATAATTAATAACTTTAATCGTCTGGATTCCAGAGCTGATATTGGCGATTTATGGGAAAATTATCTCGCTTCAGAAAGAGTTAAAAAACAAAATTATCAAAAGATAAAAGCTAAAAATTATTTTTGGAGAACTTACGATCAACAAGAACTGGATTGGTTGGAAGAAAAAGGAGAAGAACTAGCTGGATTTGAGTTTAAGTGGAGTGAAACTAAAAAAGTCAAAATCCCTGCTGCTTTCGCAAAAGCATATCCGGATGCTACTTTTGAAGTAATCAATAAGAGTAATTATTTAGATTTTATAACATAG
- a CDS encoding DUF1294 domain-containing protein, producing MSFLFWYFPLINLVAFSTTGLDKWLAIQQKWRISERNLLLTSAIGGTISSGFAMLLFKHKTAKRSFLWKYFLIAILQIILVYFYVIKSK from the coding sequence ATGTCTTTTTTATTCTGGTATTTTCCACTTATTAATTTAGTTGCATTTTCAACAACAGGACTAGACAAATGGCTGGCTATTCAGCAAAAATGGAGGATTTCTGAACGTAATTTATTGCTTACAAGTGCAATAGGCGGTACGATTAGTTCTGGATTTGCGATGCTTTTATTTAAACATAAAACGGCAAAAAGGTCTTTTTTATGGAAATATTTTTTAATTGCTATACTGCAAATTATTTTAGTGTATTTCTATGTTATAAAATCTAAATAA
- a CDS encoding Tex family protein codes for MTNIQFIAKSVQTAAINIQNTVKLLQEDCTIPFISRYRKDATGNLDEVFIEQIAKLQKEYEALVKRKEAILKSIQEQNALTPELDKKIQQSFDLQELEDFYLPYKKKKKTKADVARENGLEPLAKIIMAQNNDDVDFISTKYLNENVINEEAALQGARDIIAEWINENIYVRKQLRRLYERKAKIITKVVKTKKDDEGAQKFNQYFDWSEPLTKAPSHRLLAMLRAENEGFIKFKVEVDIDEAYDIIDALVLKGQNKTTPHVQLAIEDSYKRLLNPAISNEALQEAKAKADANSIQVFANNLGQLLLAPPLGEKRILAIDPGFRSGCKIVCLDEKGDLLYNETIYPHAPQNETTMAMKKIKSMVNAYNIDAISIGNGTASRETEFFIKKIAFDKPVQVFIVSEAGASVYSASKIARDEFPNYDVTVRGSVSIGRRLSDPLAELVKIDPKAIGVGQYQHDVDQNKLKEELDNTVIRCVNSVGVNINTASKHLLSYVSGIGEKLAENIVNYRSENGPFTDRKQLKKVPRLGEKAYQQGVAFIRISNAKNPLDNSAVHPEAYGIVEKMAKDLKLTVNDLIANKEKTALIKLENYSTPEIGVLGLKDIIKELEKPGLDPRKSAKVFEFDPNVKSIKDVKIGMVLPGIVNNITNFGCFVDIGVKESGLVHISQLKAGFVSDVNEVVKLHQHVQVKVTEVDEDRKRIQLSMIL; via the coding sequence ATGACCAACATACAATTCATTGCTAAATCTGTTCAAACAGCAGCTATAAACATTCAAAACACGGTAAAATTATTACAGGAAGATTGCACGATTCCTTTTATTTCGCGCTATCGAAAAGATGCAACTGGAAATCTTGATGAAGTTTTTATTGAGCAAATAGCCAAGCTTCAAAAAGAGTATGAAGCGTTGGTAAAACGCAAAGAAGCAATCTTAAAATCGATTCAGGAACAAAATGCGCTTACACCAGAATTAGACAAGAAAATTCAGCAAAGTTTCGATTTACAGGAACTAGAAGATTTTTATTTGCCTTATAAAAAGAAGAAAAAAACCAAGGCCGATGTAGCTCGCGAAAACGGATTAGAACCGCTAGCTAAAATCATCATGGCACAAAATAATGACGATGTCGATTTTATATCCACGAAATATTTGAATGAAAATGTTATCAATGAAGAAGCAGCTTTGCAAGGAGCCAGAGACATTATTGCCGAATGGATTAATGAAAATATTTATGTTCGAAAGCAACTCCGACGCTTGTATGAACGTAAGGCAAAAATCATCACCAAAGTAGTAAAAACCAAGAAAGACGACGAAGGTGCACAGAAATTCAATCAATATTTTGATTGGTCTGAACCACTAACAAAAGCACCTTCGCATCGATTACTGGCCATGCTTCGCGCCGAAAATGAAGGTTTTATTAAGTTTAAAGTGGAAGTGGATATCGATGAAGCGTATGATATTATTGATGCTTTAGTTTTAAAAGGTCAAAATAAAACCACTCCACACGTACAATTAGCCATAGAGGACAGTTACAAACGATTACTGAATCCAGCCATTTCAAACGAAGCGTTGCAAGAAGCCAAAGCGAAGGCTGATGCCAATTCTATTCAGGTTTTTGCGAATAATCTAGGGCAGTTATTGTTGGCTCCTCCATTGGGTGAAAAACGAATTCTGGCCATTGATCCGGGATTTAGAAGCGGTTGTAAAATTGTTTGTTTGGACGAAAAAGGAGATTTATTGTACAACGAAACCATTTATCCACATGCGCCTCAAAATGAAACTACAATGGCCATGAAAAAGATAAAATCAATGGTTAATGCTTATAATATTGATGCGATTTCGATAGGAAATGGAACCGCTTCAAGGGAAACCGAATTTTTCATCAAGAAAATCGCTTTCGATAAACCCGTTCAGGTTTTTATCGTTTCAGAAGCGGGAGCATCGGTGTATTCCGCTTCGAAAATTGCCAGAGACGAATTTCCTAATTATGATGTGACAGTTCGAGGTTCGGTTTCAATAGGGCGACGATTGAGTGATCCTTTGGCTGAGTTGGTAAAAATTGACCCGAAAGCCATTGGCGTAGGCCAATACCAACATGATGTGGATCAAAATAAACTCAAAGAAGAATTAGACAATACGGTGATTCGTTGTGTAAACTCTGTTGGGGTAAACATTAATACGGCGAGTAAACATTTGTTGAGTTATGTGAGTGGAATAGGAGAGAAGTTGGCCGAAAATATTGTAAATTATCGTTCTGAAAACGGTCCTTTTACGGATAGAAAACAACTCAAAAAAGTACCTCGTTTGGGTGAAAAAGCATACCAGCAAGGCGTTGCTTTTATCCGAATTTCGAATGCAAAAAATCCATTGGACAACTCAGCGGTACATCCGGAGGCCTATGGAATTGTCGAAAAAATGGCAAAAGATTTGAAATTGACAGTGAATGATTTGATTGCCAACAAAGAAAAAACAGCGTTAATAAAACTAGAAAATTACAGTACACCAGAAATAGGTGTATTGGGGTTGAAAGATATCATTAAGGAACTGGAAAAACCAGGATTAGATCCAAGAAAATCAGCCAAAGTATTTGAATTTGACCCGAATGTAAAGTCAATTAAAGACGTAAAAATAGGAATGGTTTTGCCGGGAATTGTGAACAATATTACCAATTTTGGTTGTTTTGTTGATATTGGTGTAAAGGAAAGCGGTTTGGTTCATATCTCACAACTTAAAGCAGGTTTTGTAAGCGATGTAAACGAAGTAGTAAAATTACATCAACACGTTCAGGTAAAAGTAACGGAGGTGGATGAGGATAGAAAGAGAATTCAGTTGAGTATGATCTTATAA
- the tatA gene encoding twin-arginine translocase TatA/TatE family subunit, which yields MGRLGVTEILVILAIVLLLFGGKKIPELMKGLGSGIKEFKNAAKDGQPADKKEDEETK from the coding sequence ATGGGAAGATTAGGTGTTACAGAAATCCTTGTTATATTGGCGATTGTTTTATTACTTTTTGGAGGTAAAAAAATTCCAGAATTAATGAAAGGCTTAGGAAGTGGAATTAAAGAATTCAAAAACGCTGCTAAAGACGGTCAGCCAGCTGATAAAAAAGAAGACGAAGAAACAAAATAA
- a CDS encoding peptidase, translating to MSKKRLKRRKLKENLFNKRRLIILNEDTFEETFSLKLTLMNVFVVATLGAIIITFVTTFIIAFTPLREFIPGYSSSKLKREAMELALKSDSLSKALKRNEAYIKSIQKVLTGELEYAKFNKDSILSSADESSSQVDLSASKSELELRDQVAKEEKKSLSKKSKTE from the coding sequence ATGTCAAAAAAACGACTAAAACGGCGCAAACTCAAAGAAAATTTATTCAATAAACGACGTTTAATAATACTTAACGAAGATACTTTTGAAGAAACATTTTCTTTGAAGCTGACTTTAATGAATGTTTTTGTAGTCGCTACTTTGGGAGCCATAATTATTACTTTTGTTACCACTTTTATTATTGCATTTACTCCTTTACGAGAATTTATACCAGGCTATTCTTCTTCAAAATTAAAAAGGGAAGCAATGGAACTAGCTTTAAAATCAGATTCATTGTCCAAAGCCTTGAAAAGAAATGAAGCGTATATCAAATCCATTCAGAAAGTGTTGACAGGAGAGTTAGAATATGCAAAATTCAATAAAGATTCTATACTTTCGTCAGCAGATGAAAGCTCTTCGCAAGTTGATTTATCTGCATCAAAGAGCGAATTGGAATTGAGAGATCAAGTAGCGAAAGAAGAAAAAAAATCGCTTTCGAAAAAATCAAAAACAGAGTAA
- a CDS encoding GH3 family domain-containing protein yields MSIKSIAAKLFAQKIYNKTQLWANNPIETQKKVLQKLIKEARKTQFGIDHHFDQIKNEKDFAKQVPVRDYEALKPYVDKVVKGAENILWKGKPLYFAKTSGTTSGAKYIPLTKESMPYHIEAARNAILHYIHETGKADFVDGKMIFLQGSPLLEEKNGVKLGRLSGIVAHFVPKYLQKNRMPSWETNCIEDWETKVNAIVEETFNENMAVISGIPSWVQMYFEKLHQKGGKPVGDIFKNFSLFIYGGVNYEPYRAKFENLIGRKVDSIELFPASEGFFAYQDSQKERGMLLLLNSGIFYEFIKSDEFSNENPKRYTIGEVELGVNYVLIISTNAGLWGYNIGDTVQFTSLKPYRIIVSGRIKHYISAFGEHVIGKEVESALQEAILGTDIRINEFTVAPQITPVEGLPYHEWCIEFENEPEDSVAFAEALDNAMRKQNMYYDDLIVGKVLRKVVVTKVVKNGFQDYMKSIGKLGGQNKIPRLSNDRKIVDLLKSK; encoded by the coding sequence ATGTCAATAAAATCAATTGCAGCCAAATTATTTGCTCAAAAAATATACAATAAAACACAACTTTGGGCCAATAATCCTATTGAAACTCAAAAGAAGGTTTTACAAAAATTAATCAAAGAAGCAAGGAAAACACAATTTGGTATTGACCATCATTTTGACCAAATAAAAAATGAGAAGGATTTTGCTAAACAAGTTCCAGTTCGGGATTATGAAGCGTTAAAACCGTATGTAGATAAAGTGGTAAAAGGTGCCGAAAATATCCTTTGGAAAGGAAAACCACTTTATTTTGCTAAAACTTCTGGAACTACATCTGGGGCTAAATACATTCCGTTGACTAAGGAATCGATGCCGTATCACATTGAGGCCGCTCGTAATGCAATTTTGCATTACATACATGAAACTGGAAAAGCTGATTTTGTAGATGGCAAAATGATTTTTTTGCAAGGAAGTCCACTATTAGAAGAAAAAAATGGTGTTAAATTAGGACGATTGTCTGGAATTGTGGCGCATTTTGTTCCAAAATACCTTCAAAAAAATAGAATGCCTTCTTGGGAAACGAATTGTATTGAAGATTGGGAAACTAAAGTTAATGCTATTGTCGAGGAAACTTTCAACGAAAATATGGCTGTGATTTCTGGGATTCCTTCTTGGGTTCAAATGTATTTTGAGAAATTGCATCAAAAAGGAGGGAAGCCAGTAGGCGACATCTTCAAAAATTTTAGTTTGTTTATTTATGGAGGTGTGAATTATGAACCGTATCGTGCTAAATTTGAGAATCTTATTGGACGAAAAGTAGACAGTATTGAGTTATTTCCTGCTTCGGAAGGATTTTTTGCATACCAAGATTCACAAAAGGAACGAGGAATGTTACTGCTTTTAAACTCTGGAATTTTTTATGAATTTATAAAATCGGATGAATTCTCTAATGAAAATCCTAAACGCTATACAATTGGCGAAGTAGAATTGGGAGTGAATTATGTTTTGATTATTTCTACCAATGCGGGACTTTGGGGCTATAATATTGGCGATACCGTTCAGTTTACTAGTTTAAAACCGTACCGAATAATTGTTTCGGGAAGAATCAAACATTATATTTCTGCTTTTGGAGAGCATGTCATTGGTAAAGAAGTGGAAAGTGCGTTGCAGGAAGCAATTCTTGGTACAGATATTCGCATCAATGAATTTACGGTCGCACCACAAATCACACCAGTTGAAGGATTACCGTATCATGAATGGTGTATCGAATTTGAGAACGAACCGGAAGACAGCGTAGCATTTGCAGAAGCGCTAGACAATGCCATGCGAAAACAAAACATGTATTATGATGATTTGATTGTGGGCAAAGTGTTGCGAAAAGTGGTGGTTACCAAAGTCGTTAAAAATGGTTTTCAAGATTATATGAAATCGATTGGCAAACTAGGCGGACAAAATAAAATTCCGCGGCTTTCTAATGATAGAAAAATAGTGGATTTGTTGAAAAGTAAATAA
- a CDS encoding DUF6909 family protein, with product MKETKNISRSRAQESSAAIEKMYITMRHLFNRGFYKPMGVSGDTLREALLALSPEIYGNIADEKVELNGLLYVIERLPVGIEECRFINLTSDEGYSKSHFQAIVPPKRRRNCYRIDEEQMNVEITRGRSDIYDILTHLTFIFIESHKIRNRVLLDDAGEVSRDWFKLEQAVSQKKKLTQIEKEKAISHAANILGRTFEEVLDIYDAFGSAAAPDRFLHVIFWLGKLAIEEIVDDNKRTITFSPILRERLGHHIHGEIWATNIKEVLKENKLLDRPIHVISANMHSVMNSIFATEVLKTRFKDKSDFFIYEELSKSGADEVRNQVSAVALKQGMISLPDTSGTNIDVQIFDTAKIDWAKTSFPKANTGDKKPVLIVMDYAFGEQAYETIDELLKPYKKATLLNVESVSIMGKAGILEGGKGDIMIPNAHINEGTADNYFFENELTAEMFEGNDIAVFAGPMVTVLGTSLQNRDLLKFFHESTWGVIGLEMEGSYYQKAIQSASKIRKSVPHDIKVRYAYYASDNPLETGSTLASGGLGTTGVKPTYLITIKILEQIFNVK from the coding sequence ATGAAAGAGACTAAAAATATATCACGCTCTAGAGCGCAAGAATCATCGGCGGCAATTGAAAAAATGTACATCACAATGCGCCATCTTTTTAACAGAGGATTTTATAAGCCAATGGGAGTTTCTGGCGATACCTTGAGAGAAGCGTTATTGGCATTGAGCCCAGAAATATATGGAAATATTGCAGATGAAAAAGTAGAATTGAACGGCCTTTTATATGTGATAGAGCGTCTTCCGGTAGGAATAGAGGAATGTCGTTTTATCAATTTAACTTCGGATGAAGGGTATTCTAAATCGCATTTTCAAGCTATAGTACCACCAAAAAGACGTCGCAATTGTTACCGTATCGATGAAGAGCAAATGAATGTGGAGATTACAAGAGGACGCTCGGATATTTACGATATTCTGACGCATTTGACGTTTATTTTTATCGAATCACACAAAATTAGAAACCGAGTTTTACTAGATGATGCCGGTGAAGTTTCCCGCGACTGGTTCAAACTGGAGCAAGCAGTTTCCCAAAAGAAAAAACTAACTCAGATAGAAAAGGAGAAAGCGATTTCTCATGCTGCCAATATCCTAGGAAGAACTTTTGAAGAAGTATTGGATATTTATGATGCATTTGGTTCAGCCGCTGCGCCAGATCGTTTCTTACACGTTATTTTTTGGTTAGGAAAACTAGCGATCGAAGAAATTGTAGACGATAATAAGAGAACAATCACCTTTAGCCCTATTTTAAGAGAGCGTTTGGGACACCACATTCACGGCGAAATTTGGGCTACTAACATTAAGGAGGTTTTGAAAGAAAACAAACTTTTAGACCGTCCAATTCACGTAATCAGTGCCAATATGCACAGTGTGATGAACTCTATTTTTGCCACCGAAGTGTTGAAAACGAGGTTCAAAGACAAGTCTGATTTCTTTATTTATGAAGAATTGAGCAAGTCTGGTGCAGATGAAGTGCGCAATCAAGTTTCGGCAGTAGCGTTGAAACAAGGAATGATTTCGTTGCCAGATACTTCGGGAACAAATATCGACGTTCAGATTTTTGACACCGCTAAAATTGATTGGGCAAAGACTTCTTTTCCTAAAGCAAATACCGGAGATAAAAAACCAGTGCTGATTGTTATGGATTATGCTTTTGGAGAGCAAGCCTATGAAACCATTGATGAGTTGTTGAAACCATACAAAAAAGCGACTTTGCTTAATGTAGAATCTGTTTCTATTATGGGTAAAGCAGGGATTCTGGAAGGTGGCAAAGGAGATATTATGATACCAAATGCACACATTAATGAGGGAACAGCGGATAATTATTTTTTCGAAAATGAGTTGACAGCTGAAATGTTTGAAGGAAATGATATTGCTGTTTTTGCAGGTCCAATGGTTACCGTTTTGGGAACATCATTACAAAATAGGGATTTATTAAAATTTTTCCATGAATCTACTTGGGGAGTTATTGGATTGGAAATGGAGGGCTCTTATTACCAAAAAGCCATTCAATCTGCTTCAAAAATTAGAAAGAGCGTTCCTCATGATATCAAAGTCAGATATGCGTATTATGCATCAGATAATCCTTTAGAAACCGGAAGTACATTAGCTTCAGGCGGTCTAGGAACTACGGGTGTAAAACCTACTTATTTGATTACCATTAAAATATTGGAACAAATTTTTAACGTAAAATAA
- a CDS encoding oligosaccharide flippase family protein, with translation MISNFFYIGVMKFLNIGSKYILVGYLIRVLGENGYGTLTWVDSIVQYFIMVINFGFDLYAAKYVVENKNNPKKLNEAISAIYYIKGLLFLISFIILIPLSFNTAINTVIYLIFLMLIMGIGEVLTPIWFFQGIEKMKIITGITFFSKLILVLLTFFFIKNSTDIDLYILFLVFTNIILGFFGFLMMKKEVNFKFVTVTFDLIKNYLQEGYLFFIGKFSTFLFNLGTVFLIGYLFTKGQVAGFDIAIKIVFVFIIPFEVLQQALFPVIVRGVRKNILQKITVGTFIISSITSVLLYFFSENIMVIFGGIEMYKYSYVLDLLLILIPIVSLTIVVGNCILVAKGYYKQYNWSLIASAIVFVFLLIVLKTTDQLNFLNVILIRVLADFIQLLIRFYYNFKFKII, from the coding sequence ATGATATCTAACTTTTTTTACATTGGTGTAATGAAGTTTTTGAATATTGGTTCCAAGTATATTCTGGTGGGTTACTTGATTAGAGTTTTGGGGGAGAATGGATATGGAACATTAACATGGGTCGACTCCATTGTACAATATTTTATAATGGTAATCAATTTCGGTTTTGATTTGTATGCCGCTAAATATGTAGTCGAAAACAAGAACAATCCTAAAAAGCTAAACGAAGCTATTTCTGCCATATATTATATCAAAGGACTCCTATTTCTTATTTCCTTTATTATACTGATTCCATTGAGTTTCAATACTGCAATCAATACTGTTATTTATTTGATTTTTTTGATGTTGATTATGGGAATTGGAGAAGTGTTGACTCCCATTTGGTTTTTCCAAGGCATTGAGAAAATGAAAATCATTACCGGTATCACTTTTTTCTCTAAACTGATTTTAGTTTTACTGACTTTTTTCTTTATTAAAAACAGTACAGATATTGATTTGTACATTTTGTTTTTAGTTTTTACCAACATCATTTTGGGTTTTTTTGGGTTTTTAATGATGAAAAAAGAAGTCAACTTTAAATTTGTTACAGTTACTTTTGACTTAATAAAAAACTATTTACAAGAAGGATATCTTTTTTTTATCGGTAAGTTTTCTACTTTTTTATTTAATCTAGGGACGGTATTTTTAATAGGTTATTTGTTTACCAAAGGTCAAGTTGCAGGTTTTGATATCGCTATTAAAATTGTTTTTGTATTCATTATTCCTTTTGAAGTATTACAGCAAGCACTTTTTCCCGTAATAGTTAGAGGAGTAAGGAAAAACATACTTCAAAAGATTACGGTTGGAACTTTTATTATTAGTTCAATAACCTCCGTTTTGTTATACTTTTTTTCTGAAAATATAATGGTAATTTTTGGAGGAATTGAAATGTATAAATACAGTTACGTTTTAGATTTATTGTTGATTTTAATACCTATTGTAAGCTTAACAATAGTTGTGGGGAATTGTATTCTAGTGGCAAAAGGATATTATAAACAATACAACTGGTCTTTGATTGCATCAGCAATAGTATTTGTTTTCTTATTGATTGTTTTGAAAACTACCGATCAATTGAATTTTTTAAATGTTATTTTGATTAGGGTTTTAGCAGATTTTATCCAATTACTAATTAGGTTTTACTACAATTTTAAATTTAAAATAATTTAA
- a CDS encoding DNRLRE domain-containing protein, translating into MRVTNLVALGLFSLFLASCSKNSKELVLEAKNGNIEDALICKFLPYQNFSEEENIHLYSSKQGDSINVNRVVLNFKGIPANTKIDSAFLQLKFNAKSAIGKESYGENGFIIQRIISPWDDTEVNWANAPVTTDDNQIFTGKTKLNKDPNRINVTRLVQDIADDKDNSYGFLLKLINENSSSLVLLASSNNSDASLRPKLKIYYSDKQ; encoded by the coding sequence ATGAGAGTAACTAACCTAGTCGCTTTGGGTCTTTTTTCTTTGTTTTTGGCTTCTTGTTCCAAGAACTCAAAGGAATTAGTATTAGAAGCAAAAAATGGTAACATAGAGGACGCTTTAATCTGTAAATTTTTACCTTATCAAAATTTTTCTGAAGAAGAAAATATCCATCTGTATTCCTCAAAACAAGGAGATTCAATAAATGTTAATAGAGTGGTCTTAAATTTCAAGGGAATACCAGCCAATACAAAGATTGACAGCGCTTTTTTACAGTTAAAATTCAATGCAAAATCAGCAATTGGAAAAGAGAGTTATGGCGAAAACGGATTCATTATTCAGCGCATAATTTCTCCTTGGGACGATACCGAAGTAAATTGGGCAAATGCACCTGTAACAACAGATGACAACCAGATTTTCACTGGTAAAACTAAACTTAACAAAGATCCAAATAGAATTAATGTCACCAGATTAGTGCAAGATATTGCTGATGACAAAGACAATAGTTATGGATTTTTATTAAAATTAATAAATGAAAATAGTAGTTCTTTAGTGCTCTTAGCGTCAAGCAATAATAGTGATGCGAGTTTAAGACCTAAATTAAAAATATACTATTCAGATAAACAATAA